TGACCGGTGGCTACCGCAAGACGCCCGTCTTGCAGGTGGGCGCGGATATCTATTGCGACACCGCGTTGATCGCCCGCCGTCTGGAACAGGAGAAGGCCATTCCGGCGCTGTTTCCCCAGGGTCAGGAATTCGCTGTTGCGGGCTTGGCAGCCTGGGCCGATGCCACGTTGTTCCAGCATGCGGTGAGCCACATATTCCAGCCCGAAGTGCTGGCCGCGCGTTTCGCCAAACTGCCGCCCGAAGCGGTCGAGGCCTTCAAGGTCGATCGCGCCGGGCTGTTCAGTGGCGGCACCGCTACACGCCTGCCGCTGGAGCAGGCCAGGCACCAATGGCCGGTGTTCATGTCGCGCCTGGACCAGCAGTTGCAGCGTAATGGCGATTTTCTGTTTGGCGAGCCGTCCGTCGCCGACTTTGCTGCCGCCCATTCGCTGTGGTTCCTGCGTCAGACGCCGCATACCGCGCCGGCCGTGGATGACTACCCGAACGTGGCCGCCTGGCTGAAGCGGGTCGAAGGCTTCGGCCACGGGGCCTTGACGCCGATGAGCAGTGCCGAGGCTATCGAAGTGGCTCGTAATACCACCCCAGTGGCTGTGCCTGTGGAAACCTTCACTGACCCTAACGGCTTCGCCGTGGGCGACCGGGTGGCGATTGGCGCTATCGACTATGGTGTCGATGCCGTGGAAGGGGAGCTGGTCTTCGCCGGCACCGAAGAATTGATTCTGCGCCGCGAAGACCCGCGGGCCGGCACCGTGCACGTGCATTTCCCGCGCCTGGGCTTCCGTATCGAAAAGCGCGGCTGAGCCGACGCCGGGCGGGCAGGCTGGCCCGAGCCTGCTCCTGGCCCCCTTCAGCGCAGCGCGTTCTCGACCTGCTCCGGGCTGAAATCGCGCAGCAGCCTGCCATTGACGTCGAGTAGCGGAATGCCGCGCCCTCCCAGGGCTTCGTAGGCCTGACGGCCTTCCTGGGAGGTTTCGATGTCGTAGTCGCGGTAGGCGATGCCCTTGCTGTCGAGCCAGCGCCGGGTCTGCTTGCAGTAGCCGCACCAGGACGTGGAATACATCACCACCCGGGCCTGGCTGTAGCGCTGCGCATCGGCCTCATCGGGCGGGTCGATGAGGTGCTCGATGCGTCCCCAGTTCTGATAGGTCACCACCACCAGCAGGATCAGGGCGACCTTTTTCAGGGTTCGCTGCAGCATGCGTTCAGCGGCGCTTCAACTGGTCGGTAAGCTGGGTGGGCAGGCCACGGATGATCAGGGTGCCGGCCTCCTCGTCATACTCGATGCGCTCACCCAGCAGGTGCGCCTCGAAGCTGATCGACAGGCCTTCGGCGCGGCCGGTGAAGCGGCGGAACTGGTTGAGGGTGCGTTTGTCGGCCGGAATCTCCGGCGACAGCCCGTAATCCTTGTTGCGGATGTGATCGTAGAAGGCCTTGGGGCGTTCTTCGTCGATCAGCTCGGAAAGTTCTTCCAGGCCGATGGGCTCGCCCAGCTTGCTCTGGCTGCTGGCGTAGTCGACCAGGGCCTTGGTCTTTTCACGGGTGGCCTCTTCGGGCAGGTCTTCGCTCTCGACGTAGTCGCTGAAGGCCTTGAGCAGGGTACGGGTCTCGCCAGGGCCGTCGACGCCTTCCTGGCAGCCGATGAAGTCGCGGAAGTACTCCGAAACCTTCTTGCCGTTCTTGCCCTTGATGAACGAGATGTACTGCTTGGACTGCTTGTTGTTCTGCCACTCGGAGAGGTTGATGCGCGCGGCCAGGTGCAGCTGGCTGAGGTCCAGGTGCCGCGAGGGGGTCACATCCAGCGAATCGTTGACCGCCACGCCTTCGCTGTGGTGCAGCAGGGCGATGGCCAGGTATTCGGTCATGCCCTGCTGGTAATGGGCGAACAGCACATGGCCGCCGGTGGACAGGTTGGATTCTTCCATCAGCTTCTGCAGGTGCTCGACCGCGATGCGCGAGAACGCCGTGAAGTCCTTGCCGCCATCCAGATACTCCTTCAGCCAGCCGCTGAAGGGGTAGGCACCGGATTCACCGTGGAACAGGCCCCAGGCTTTGCCTTGCTTGGCGTTGTAGCTTTCGTTCAGGTCCGCCAGCAGGTTTTCGATGGCCGCGGACTCGGCCAGTTCGCTGTCACGGGCGTGCAGCACAGCAGGGGTGCCGTCGGGTTTCTTGTCGATCAAATGGACGATGCAATGACGGATCGGCATGGAGGTCTCGGCTGAAAAGGGTGAAAAGCAATGCAGTCGGCAAGTGTACCGCAGGGCCGGGATAAATGAGGTGACCTGGTGATTTTTCGAGCGGTAAAGAATTTTTTACGGTTTTTTTCGCCGCAGAGCCCGCAAAACCGGACCAAAAGGCTCGGCGGAGGCGGATATTTGCCCGGCTCTGTGCTAGTTTTGCGCCGTCCTGCGCACTCCAGCGCGCCAGGCATGCAGTTTGTGCACGTGCTGGCCGAACCAATTCATGGTTTCAGTATCTACATTTCGCGATTGATCGTGGCTGCCAATGGCCGACGTTGCACTCTGCAATCCATATGAATTTTATAGGGAAGGAACACCACATGGCTCTTACCAAAGACCAGTTGATCGCCGATATCGCAGACGCTATCGACGCGCCAAAGACTACCGCGCGTAACGCTCTCGAGCAGTTGGGCCAGATCGTTGCTGATCAGCTGGAAAACGGTGCTGAAATCACTCTGCCAGGCATTGGCAAGCTGAAAGTCAGCGAGCGCCCGGCTCGTACCGGCCGTAACCCGTCGACTGGCGCCGCCATCGAAATCGCTGCCAAGAAAGTGGTCAAGTTCGTACCAGCCAAAGTGCTGAACGACGCGATCAACAAGTAAGCATCCGCTTGCTGCGAAAAGCCGCGCTCTGGACCACCAGGCGCGGCTTTTTCGTGGGCGGGTGTTTTTGCCAGGAGCGGCTTGCGCCGCGAAAGGCTTCCCGGCTGAAGCCATTACTGTTCGCTTAAGCGGCATGTGGCCCGGTGGCAGCGGCTTTAGCCGCGAAAGCGCCAGGAAATTCACTGCATCTGTTGTGAGCAGGCGGTCGCTTCGCGGCTGAAGCCGCTCCTACCCGGCCTAACTGACCAGTATTGCGGCTGAAGTCGGTCCTGCAGGGTCAAGGCGGCAGCGGGTGGCCAGCGGCCTCAACGCCAATGTGCGGCGCGCCAGGCTTGCTGTTCGGTATGGTCCTGGAAGGTCCAGGCGACGAAGCGGCTTTGCTTCTGACCCTGGCCCATTTCGACCACCTGCACGTCGAAGGCACCGATCCTGTTCAGGCGTTGGCGGATCTCGGGCAGGTTGGCGGCCTTGGACACCAGGGTGCTGAACCACAGCACCTGTTCGGGGATCTGCGCGCTCTCCTCGATCAGCCGCAGCACGAAGGCAATCTCGCCGCCCTCGCACCACAGCTCCTGGGCCTGGCCGCCGAAGTTCAGTACCGGCAGCTTG
The Pseudomonas sp. DTU_2021_1001937_2_SI_NGA_ILE_001 DNA segment above includes these coding regions:
- a CDS encoding glutathione S-transferase family protein; the protein is MSELILHHYPASPFAEKARLMLGYKGLSWRSVFIPPVMPKPDLMALTGGYRKTPVLQVGADIYCDTALIARRLEQEKAIPALFPQGQEFAVAGLAAWADATLFQHAVSHIFQPEVLAARFAKLPPEAVEAFKVDRAGLFSGGTATRLPLEQARHQWPVFMSRLDQQLQRNGDFLFGEPSVADFAAAHSLWFLRQTPHTAPAVDDYPNVAAWLKRVEGFGHGALTPMSSAEAIEVARNTTPVAVPVETFTDPNGFAVGDRVAIGAIDYGVDAVEGELVFAGTEELILRREDPRAGTVHVHFPRLGFRIEKRG
- a CDS encoding glutaredoxin family protein; this encodes MLQRTLKKVALILLVVVTYQNWGRIEHLIDPPDEADAQRYSQARVVMYSTSWCGYCKQTRRWLDSKGIAYRDYDIETSQEGRQAYEALGGRGIPLLDVNGRLLRDFSPEQVENALR
- the yejK gene encoding nucleoid-associated protein YejK; protein product: MPIRHCIVHLIDKKPDGTPAVLHARDSELAESAAIENLLADLNESYNAKQGKAWGLFHGESGAYPFSGWLKEYLDGGKDFTAFSRIAVEHLQKLMEESNLSTGGHVLFAHYQQGMTEYLAIALLHHSEGVAVNDSLDVTPSRHLDLSQLHLAARINLSEWQNNKQSKQYISFIKGKNGKKVSEYFRDFIGCQEGVDGPGETRTLLKAFSDYVESEDLPEEATREKTKALVDYASSQSKLGEPIGLEELSELIDEERPKAFYDHIRNKDYGLSPEIPADKRTLNQFRRFTGRAEGLSISFEAHLLGERIEYDEEAGTLIIRGLPTQLTDQLKRR
- a CDS encoding HU family DNA-binding protein codes for the protein MALTKDQLIADIADAIDAPKTTARNALEQLGQIVADQLENGAEITLPGIGKLKVSERPARTGRNPSTGAAIEIAAKKVVKFVPAKVLNDAINK